The following nucleotide sequence is from Coffea eugenioides isolate CCC68of chromosome 10, Ceug_1.0, whole genome shotgun sequence.
tgttgttctattttACTCGCTGTTGTTCTATTGTTACACCTTGTACAGATGATGTTATACCATGTACAAATGGTGTTACACCTTCCGGAGCGGTTGTCAGAACAACCGCTCCAGCCCCGCGTCCACCCCACAGAGACTCAGACTCAGATTCCGTGGCGTTGGCAGGTAATAATTAGCTTAGCGCATAAAGTGGAGCGGTGGGGaaactacaaaaatatttatttccctatataataaagaaaagacaaaaaaatctCTTACGATCCATCTCACTCCCGGTGCTCTGGCCATTCCACCGTGACGCCTCACAAAAGTTGTTTGATGGGCCAGCCTGAATCTAGCCGGATCTGCAGTTTCAAATGACCAGCCTATTTGGAACGTAACTCGACATGGGTTTGTGCCCCAAAAAGCTCAAACTTATTGGGCTTTAACAACACTTTGAGAAGATGCCCGCCCGATTAAAGAACTCAAAAGGGACAGAAAAACAGGAGGGAATTAGAAAAGCGATAGGGCAGGAGGATTACCACTCGAGAACTGATATTCCAAGGAAGCGGTTTCCAATTCCCACGCCTTCCATTTTTTCATCTGTTTTTTCCAGCAATTTAAGAAAGAAGTGCTTAGATAATTTTTCTCAGCCcattaataattttattttttcagtTAAGCTAATCCGGGCAATTAATCCAGTAAATAAGTAATGAATGACAGAAGAAGACAGTAGTGAAGTTGAGGAGACAGCTGAGTTACTTTGGCGTGACCGAGGGCCATGAGGATGACACTGTAAAGGACATGAAGAACTGCAAGAACGAATATGAAGATGTGCAGCTGATGCACTCCCTTGTATGATATCAACGATACCTTCTCCTGCAGCAGCAGCAATTTTGCAATCAGATCACACTAGCACTAATGAATGAGAGTATTTAATCATTATGTAATGTATGCAGCAAATTAAGATTAAAACTCGTTGAACAATCAACATCAGAGTGGATATGCTCACTTTAGCAGCGCAGTAATCTTTGTCATCCCCATCAGCAGCCAGAGCTCGACGCCATACCATTTCTCCCGCGTAGGAAAGTAGCAGTAGTTTCCTACGGCTGTCATCTTCAATATTTCTGCTTCCTTTTTCCTCCCCCTTCTCGTACGAATCTTCAGGGCAGGGCAGCCACTTATCTCCGAGTTTGGCTGGAACACATATCTTTGCAATATAGGTGGCGCTCACGGTAAGCAGCAGGGAAATGAACCCCAGTATCATCAGCTCTGCCAGCCAATTCACATTCATCAGCATACTAAGGTAAAATCCTACAACTCTGCCAACTCCTATAAGTAACAATAATATTGGGCTGGAGTGCTAGCCAGTCAATATGATGTATAATTTAAAGATCACAAATGATACATGTTCATGTTCAACctgatttaattttttccaGAGCTTCGATCATGGCTTTGTTTTGGCGTTTCTGAAACCACTGGGTGCCATCCACAAGAATTAATTAATACGAAAAGAAAAGATCAAGAAAATCCAGCTTGCTACACATGAGTCTGAATTAGGTAGGTTGGTTCTTGAAAGAACTAGATCAGCAGACTGAGTAGACCCAGCCTGCCTGCCAGTATCAGAAACACAGCGGACTCACCTTTCCAAGGGAATGAATCCCAAGTTCCATGAGGAAAGAAATGATCACGAACACAGCGCACACAATAGCAACAGCCCACGTAGGAGTCTCCTCTAACGATCTTTCTCCAGCCCCACCGCCGCCGGCAGCCATGACGACTACTGCTAATTTTCTACTTTCCGCTGCTATACCTATACGGGCTAGAAAACCAATTAACAGACAGGTACTACTACTTTTTATCTGTAAATCGAAGGAGACCAAGACCAAGAGTTGTCACTTCATCTATTAAACTTGGGACTACCAGTACTTGGTCATATGCAGAATTGTTTCCCGTCGTAGAATTTGATTGGGTTGTTCGCATGAATAACGTACGAAGCAGCAATGTCGATCCATGCATAAATTACCAGCGAGATGGGATCATCCCGCACAAATATACTCCCATTGCGCAATGCAGCCGGCAGGGCAACAACAATCATttttatacacatatatatatatatatatatatcatatgtGCCAAATTTTAGAATTAATGGTCGGATAGACCGATGTCGTGAGACGAGATGTATATTTCCGACACATCAATTATATCACACAAATATGTAGAAAAAtggcaagaaacaaaagacagtaGTCTAgtctaagtaaaatttaatttcatACCAGAACACATTCCCTGATACTAATATCAGCAGGAACAAATTATCTAACCTTTGTAGCTACTTATTATTAGGAGTAAAAAAGGGATAGGCCACTCGAGGGTCAAAAGTTAAGTATATctttttaaggataaaatatAGTTTTAATCTATAATGTTTAGTACATGCGCTGTTTTGATTTTTAAAGTTTTGGTAAGACCAGATTTGGTCCTCAATGTTTAGTACATATATAGTTGTAGTTTTTAAAGTTTTGACAAAAGTAAATCTGGTCCTAAATGTACCCCAATTGAAAATATATTTGGGTCATTTGAACAACTTTTATCGATTATTGACAAAATTTAGCCACGTGTAATCATGTGTTcattaaattgaattttaaaataaaaaagcaaAATAGTGGCTAATTTTAAACAACAAGATGAAGGACTTATAAGTCACATGCTAACGAATTAAACtagctaagaaaagaaatttattaaattGCAAAATTAAAACATGTCAGAGCATCAAATTTTCATCGATCCGAAACTTATTTTCACTGTCATTCTCCACGCCCCTAAGCAAAAAACCCTCTAGTCTCTACCACTCAATTTTAACTTATATTTAacaaattcatttttttcttggttAATTAGTTACTTATGTGCGATcgttattcttattattcaaagTTAGCTATTGTGTTGCtgctttttctaaaaaaaaaaaaattaatttaacgAACATGTGATTGCATGTGAATGATTTGGTCAATAATCGAGAAAATCTGTCAATTGTCTTAAATCTACTTCGGATTGAAAACATTGGGGACCATAATTGTTTTTACTAAAACCATAGGGACTAAAATCACATAAGGTGCcaaatttttttgtcaaaacatTAGGGACAAAGACATTGGGGTCctttaaaaattttgtaaattttaaaaaagCATCGATGTTCCGCATTTCCACTTGGGTACCAAAGACACGGTACATttgtttttcagttttttttttttttttttttttgctttttgtttttgtgtttTGCTTATGGGGGGTGGGATGGGTTGGTTGGAGGATGAACTGTGTCCTTTTAATTAGTCCGTTCGTTGTTAGCTATGTTTGCCGTCATCGATCTCATCGAAGCCAAAAAAACGTAAAGTGATCCTCTTTCTCCGCTCTCCAGTCTCCGGCATCGCCGCCCCTTCGGTTTCACAAGTGCGCGCACACACACTCTGTTGTAAGCTATCTGCAGCCGCCATGGCAACTCTTTCAAGTTCCTTGGTATTATCTAAGAACCCATCAGTCCATTCCTCACCCTCATCATCAGGTATTTCTCCCAATTCTCATTTCCGTTGATAAGGATGTAAGCTCGATGATCTAAAATGTACTTTCTCTGGGTCAAGGTTTATGGAGCTTTGTTGTGAACAGAAAtctaaagaaatgaaaaaataataataataaaaagcgagcatttttttttcctctcatgAGTTTGGTAGGTCCCAACAAACTTGTCTTTGAACCGCCGTTATGGACATGATTTGAGGTATTCTATCTTTGTTATGTCAATGCAAGTGACTCTATGATTGATGCGGCTTCAGTCAAGAGATTGTGATTCTCAACTCGGgtgaaaaaaaatgaggagTAGAAATTGGAGGGAAAATTAAAGCAGTCAGAACAGAAAAAACACATACTGACTATTCACAAATGTAGGTACTTATTATGCTCAACAACAGTTCAAGTTTTATGCTCACAAATTTGTTTCCTCGATTCAAAGCAGGAAAATCTTGTGCATTGCTATCTTACCTGCTCTGTTTTGTTAGTAATCAAGTGTTCTCTCAGAACTATGTCCTTCAAAATGGGTTTCTCAAAAGGTCTGTGAAGATCATATTGGAGATGATTAGCATCTTGAATGCTGAGAGCAGTTCAATCCTTCGATCCGTATGGACTTCAATCAGTATCAGTTTAGCATATCAAAGCCTAGATCCCTTTAAGGACACTTAGGGTATGCAAAGCGAAAGGCTTGTTTGACAATTCAAGTGCGCTTGACCTATTATTTGGCGTTGTTGACTGTGTGATTTAATTCATTGGGGCTTGTATCCATGCATTAATCACGATCGGCTTGCCTAACTCTGTAGGTCAGTTTTGTGTACTAACTTGTGGCTTGAATCCCCTTGGTTTTACTCCTTGGGATTAGTGTAGCTATCCACTGGGTTGCAGTACCAGTGTAAGTTGCACCAAGATGTGAGCTAAGGCACCCCACTTCTGAGATGTTAGATGGAGTGACTTGAGGCTTATCATGGTATCCTCTGATCATTTTGAACAAGAACACATTTTGCGCTACTCAAGACATATTGACCATGCAAATCAGATGGATCCTACATGCATATGAACAAAGATAAAGCAAGCTATTTGTGTTTTTGTGTGTTGAAACATTTATCTAGCATAAACCCACAAGAATATTGGAGACCTGACATCAGTGGATGTTATATTTCCTGTTTTGTTGAGCCTTGGGATCAATATGTACCCAAAAAGGTTTTATAAACAGAGAGAAACCTTCAGATAAAGTTGAAGCATATTTTAGACACTGGATTAGTCGTGATTTCTGAGGCTTACAAAATTTAATGATAAATATAAAAGTGCATAACAATTAGCTAGTATTTTGCTCACTCcctattcttttctttctagttTACTTCTTGTTTTGAGGGTGCGATTGCAATTTTCTGAATGctttctaaattttttaggtTCTTCTCTGAAGACATTAGAGCAATGTATGGGAAGCACTGTTCCCACCAACTTGTCCTTTGGCCTGAGGCATTCAAGGAAATCATCCATATCTAAAGGAGTGCTAACTGTTCGTGCAACCTATAGGTATAGTATCCATCAAACTTGTATGACTTATTCTCAGGTACATCAGATTACTTTGATAGAATATTTGTTGCATGTAGGCCTTTCATCACTGACAGTTATTGATACTTCCAGCTTGACATTTGCATGCAAGTTGTACTGAAGCTTATTCGAGAAAAAGTGAATCTTTTCTATTGGTGTCTCTATGGCTCTTACCAAAATGACATAATATTTAAGGCTCATATCTTGTCTTACAGTCATCAGATTCTTGCATTTGTTTTTTGTACAAAATGGGTGTGAGAAAGTACCAAGCTTGTGCAACTTTGAGTAAGTTTAAATAGAAAGCATAggacgaaaaaaaaaaaatgaacattgTTCTCATATTTTCCCTGCTTTTTATCATGTAGACAGTACTCCAAACTATACGGAATTATATTGGACTTGTTTCTTATCTAATGGCAGTGATGGAAGGTCAAGCACTGGGAATCTCTTCCTTGGAGGCTTTATTTTGGGAGGATTAGTTATTGGGACACTTGGTTGTGTATATGCACCTCAGGTGGTAAACTTTAGCAATCCTAATTGACATTTATGAAACTCTGCTTCTATACTTTTTCTCTTTCAAATTATTAATCTGGAAAGCTGGCCATAGATCAGTCAGCCTTATGCAAAGATTTGATGTACTTGAAGACTGTTAGTGCTTAATGAGAGAGTAGGAAACTGATAGTATAAACAAAACTGTTTGCTGTCTGCAGATCAGCAGTGCACTAGCTGGAACTGACAAAAAGGACCTGATGAGAAAATTGCCAAAATTCATATATGATGAAGACAAAGCTTTGGAGGTAAGCAGTTTCTTTACAGTTATTATCCACGATGATCTTTCCTCCATGGAGACAAAAAAGGatctttactttttctttctctttgcgAGTGCCCTGTCGAGATAGGGGACGCCTGGAGTACGAGGGATAGGGGTAGGTATGTCTGTAGATAGCTATAGGATGAccaaattttagcattttttgcCTTGCACTGTTATTGTGCCTACTTCAGTTGATCCTACATCAGTGGCTTACCTTGATTTAATCACATTCTAGTAtgtaattttcttttcatttttttttccttttcccataAAATGAATTAGTTCATCTTCAAAGCATCTCTAATATTCATGCATGGCTTTTGGACTATCAAGATTGACAAGATCTGCCATGGTTAAAAGGACTTGATATGACTTTATTTCTGCATGTTGCTAAGTGGGGAAAGCTGAATCGGCACCTTAACTTGTAATCGAGCTTGAAATATTTCTGCATAGTTATTGAAATAGGTGCTCATGGTACCTTTTTATGACTGAGTTGTGCTATGATCTGTCTCCAGAAACAGCGGAAGAAACTATCAGAGAAGATTGCACAGCTGAACTCTGCTATAGATGATGTTTCAAATCAGCTGCGATCAGAAAATACCCCAAATGGAGCAGATGTTAACTCGGACGAAGTTGAGGCACTTATATAAGATTCTATTGTCGTTCTGTTTTCTCATGAATTTTCGCTGTATGTGAAAACACAATAACTCGTATGTAGAGTCTCAGGGCCGTCGTATGAGAAAGTTGCTTACTgcaattttggtaaatttgctCTTCTTTTGAGAGCTGGATTTTGGAACAATACTTGGATTTTTTTGATGTTCATGGAAGACAGCTGGATAACAATGGTTGTGAATTGTGATCACTGAAGAATGATGGATTCTCTAAGCTTTTGCTTGCGTCGGTATCACAAGAATGCATATTCTACCCGGATTTATTCTGTGTAGTGATAAATTATGTAACCGACCCTGTTTGGTTGAGCAGGTGCTATATCTTAGCTCCGGAATTCTTGTGTTGCTTGTGGTTATCACAGAGTTCCTTGCTCTGCAAATTACTTTGGCTTTTTGCATCTTTTCTCCTTTGGGCTAAGCAATCAAATTGAATTCTCGTGAGGAAGTACTAAAGCAAATACAAATGCTAATCATTGCCCGCAACATGACAATTAAAAATCTGTCGACTGAGACTCCTGTGGGCAAATGCATCCTCCCGCAACTTGTGTGGAACTGAGCTCCCGCTGTTGTTTGTTTTGTCCCGACTCTGGCTAACATCGTCCAGCGACGTTTAAAATTTGCGATGTAGTGTCTCTTTTTTCATATCAGACTTGGTCTGGTATACTGAGGAACTTGTAAGTTGCTCTGAGATTTTATTCGACTATCGCAGTGAAAGGAAGAGTTTTATTCGAATTACAAAGACCTGGACTGAGATTTTCAGAATTAAGTAGAACCCAACTTTTCTATTTGAACTTCGTATAGCTTTTAATAGGTTTCTATGAGCTAAGCATCCTCTCTAGGACTAAGAATTCTCGAAGGAGCAAGTCAATGAAAtctttcgaaaaaaaaaattaaagaagaagaagaagaaagaaagaaagaaaaaaggagcaGGACATTTAGCTGGGACTAACGAAGGTGGGGCCTTTTCGCTTTGCATGCAAACCACTTATTAGTCAATTTTACCTCATCCTCATGCAGCAGGAGACAGGAGTAGGCCTACTCTGAAATAAAAATTTGTGGTTGCAGATAACAAGACATGAAGGCGTCAATTCACAAAAGATGCAGGGGCAATCAAGGAATAAGAGGGATGGGTGAACCATCTTTAGCACTGAATTTTGATGGTTCAGACCAATACAATCCACACGATCTTATCTTGTGTCAAATCTTTGTGCACCATCCTCGCCACTCAATCCCTTAATTCAATTGCAACCATAATTTCTAGTTTAGATTTTGGCAACGGGAACGTACCCCACACATTTGAGCTGTATGTAACTATAAATATGGGAAGGGAGGAGTTGTAGTTTTAGTTACTTAGTTGCAGCAGCCATGGCTAGTACTCATGCAGCTCTTGCTTCTTCAAGAATCCCTGCTAACACAAGGCTCGTTTCCAAAACCTCCCACCACAACTCCTTCCCTGCTCAATACTCCTTCTCCAAGGTCAACTCCTGATCTCCACTTCTTCATATCTTTTTCTTGTGTCAGTCTTTTTTCTCAATTTATTTTGTCCTAGTGTCCATTTTCCTTTTCCAGGATACGTAATGAATCAACTTATGTGGCTTTGCAGAGACTTGAAGTAGATGAATACTCTGGTCTTAGATCCAGCGGATGTGTGACCTTTGCTACCAATTCAAGGGAAACTTCTTTCTTTGATGCAGTGGCCGTCCAACTTACCCCAAAGAGACAAGTATGTATTGAAATTACTCCAGTAGAGAATTGATTATTGATTCATGTTTGGCTGCATCATCAGTTAGTTAATCCTGACATTTTCCTCGCACTCTCAACTCTTTAGCAGAGGAACTTGATCAGTCAAATTTCAATGTAATAGTTGGTACCCTTTCCATCAATGAGACAAGCAGATTGACTTTTGCTTGCTCTTGATAATGCAAAAAATTGGCCCCAGTTTGCTTGGCAATCATGATAAACAAACCAATTATAAGCTATTTTCACTTTGAGGAACTATCTAGCAAGTTAAGGGAACtgcctcttcttcttcttttactCCTTGGAGAATCTGATCATAATCTCTTATtcagaaatttgaaaaattttaggtTCTAATTACTTGTAAACCTTGTAGGAGATCACTGATTATTATATCATCGACAAGGTCATTGGAATATGACTGAAAAACAAGATTCGCGTAATAGTACTTACTGATTTTTTAGACTCAGCACATGCCAGACTTCATTTTTTAAATGGACAATCAGCAAGACACGTAGATATACATGAAATGAATGTCTGGTGAATCTAACGTTTTCTTTTAGGATTACCATTTTACTTTCTTCAAGAATTGATAATGCACGTACTTGAAAGATTCACCCATATACACTCAAAATCAAACTACAGGTTTTGGAGAATACTTATGATGGTGGCAGAGGATCATTTGATACTATCACTGCATACCTTTTCAACCATGAACTCTTAACATTGTCTCTGTCATTAATTTGGGATTTTATGCATAAAAGAATGCAGGATCAACCCCAGTTAAGGGAGAAACTGTTGCCAAATTGAAGGTAGCAATAAACGGTTTTGGACGCATTGGCAGAAACTTCCTTCGGTGCTGGCATGGGCGAAAGAACTCACCACTTGATGTCATTGTTGTCAATGACAGTGCAGGTGTTAAGAATGTAAGTCTTGGTGCTAAACATTCCTAGAGAGATTCACAGGGCCATTTGTCGTGGTCGCAGATTGATACTGTACTAAGTACACATTAAACACTAACTTGTATTCCGAATATACAGGCATCTCACTTGCTAAAGTATGATTCGATGCTTGGAACCTTCAAGGCAGATGTTAAAGTTGTGGACACTGAGACCATTAGTGTTGATGGAAAGCCCATTCAGGTCGTCTCCAGTAGGGATCCTCTCAAGCTTCCTTGGGCTGACCTTGGCATTGATATCGTTATTGAGGTATGCACTGCACTATGCCATTTCCTAAGCTTTAATTTCTTCTTAATTTCTGCTAGATCTCTCATCAAGTTAAGGTCTGTGATATTGGGCTACCAATAGCAATAAAAGTTTTCTGCCATGAGAATTGTGAGGCAGTTAGAGTTGGAAGGAGTACAACAGATTGAACGGTGCTTACTGAAGTTTTAAAGTTTGGGAGTAAGTTCAAATCCTACTTTAGGCTTAGCTCTCCTTCCGAGAAGAAAAGGAATATGTTAATTGGGGTAGGTTATGACCGTAATACATTGACATATAGATTGATGCTGATTAAAGTAACATTACCCTATTGGTTTTCTTGTTTCGCTTCTTGCTTATAGGAACCCAGGCACCTAAGGCATATGGAGTATGCTGAATCTAGAAATTTAAGAAATGCCTTTGATCGTTAATGAGCTATAATGGAGTACTCAAGGCTGAAGAATCAACTGTTTTCCTAATGGTTAAAAAGATTTTCCTAATGGTTGTGGAGTTGGTTTTCTAGTAATGGAAATCGCGTTAAAGGTTGCCTGGCACAAGTATACGAAAGCGTTCTACTAATTTAAGCTTGTTGAAATCAGGGAACAGGCGTATTTGTGGATGGCCCAGGAGCTGGGAAGCATATCCAAGCTGGTGCAAAGAAAGTCATTATCACTGCTCCAGCAAAAGGTGCTGACATCCCAACCTACGTTGTGGGAGTGAATGAGCAGGATTACTACCACGAGGTCTCTAATATCGTAAGGTAGATTACACAGAACTCTTTACATTCGTCGATTAACCATCTCCACAACATGTCGGAAAAGTATTAAAATCATGGTCTCGTATCTTTCATGTATCAATTGCCAATCCATAcgttgataaaaaaaaaaaagaaggaactTTACCATTTGTCAAATTGCAGCAAT
It contains:
- the LOC113749149 gene encoding uncharacterized protein LOC113749149, coding for MATLSSSLVLSKNPSVHSSPSSSGSSLKTLEQCMGSTVPTNLSFGLRHSRKSSISKGVLTVRATYSDGRSSTGNLFLGGFILGGLVIGTLGCVYAPQISSALAGTDKKDLMRKLPKFIYDEDKALEKQRKKLSEKIAQLNSAIDDVSNQLRSENTPNGADVNSDEVEALI
- the LOC113749868 gene encoding glyceraldehyde-3-phosphate dehydrogenase B, chloroplastic; the protein is MASTHAALASSRIPANTRLVSKTSHHNSFPAQYSFSKRLEVDEYSGLRSSGCVTFATNSRETSFFDAVAVQLTPKRQNAGSTPVKGETVAKLKVAINGFGRIGRNFLRCWHGRKNSPLDVIVVNDSAGVKNASHLLKYDSMLGTFKADVKVVDTETISVDGKPIQVVSSRDPLKLPWADLGIDIVIEGTGVFVDGPGAGKHIQAGAKKVIITAPAKGADIPTYVVGVNEQDYYHEVSNIVSNASCTTNCLAPFVKVLDEEFGIVKGTMTTTHSYTGDQRLLDASHRDLRRARAAALNIVPTSTGAAKAVSLVLPQLKGKLNGIALRVPTPNVSVVDLVVNVEKRGLTAEDVNAAFRKVADGPLKGILDVCDAPLVSVDFKCTDVSSTIDSSLTMVMGDDMVKVVAWYDNEWGYSQRVVDLAHLVASKWPGLVIDGSGDPLEDYCKTNAADEECKVYEA